A single Rhizobium sullae DNA region contains:
- a CDS encoding IS5 family transposase: MAWTPFTRRHHDRSRMRYASDLTDREWGLIEPFMPRQPRLGRRRKTSLRAVMDAIFYLLQSGCQWALLPHDFPPKSTVYHYFKRFCRDGTWRRIHDALYCRTRRLEGREEQPSFAIIDSQSVKTGPDARLDIGYDAGKKIKGRKRHILVDTLGMLLKAEVHSAGIQDRDGAALVFDRLVNRFPFIEKICGDGGYQGPTVEEASPRSMEIVKRNQAGFQVLPKRWIVERTLAWLGINRRMAKDFERFSGTSLAFIQTAMIKLMTRRLARYPLS; this comes from the coding sequence ATGGCCTGGACACCCTTCACCCGGCGTCATCATGACAGAAGCCGCATGCGCTACGCAAGCGATCTGACTGACCGTGAGTGGGGCCTGATCGAACCCTTTATGCCAAGGCAGCCTCGACTGGGCCGCCGACGCAAGACGTCGCTTCGGGCGGTGATGGACGCGATTTTCTATCTGCTGCAGTCAGGCTGCCAATGGGCATTGCTGCCGCATGATTTTCCACCGAAGAGCACGGTCTATCATTATTTCAAGCGGTTCTGCCGGGACGGGACGTGGCGTCGTATCCATGACGCGCTCTACTGCCGGACGCGGCGGCTTGAGGGGCGCGAAGAACAGCCGTCATTTGCCATCATCGATAGCCAATCGGTGAAGACCGGCCCAGATGCCCGTCTCGATATCGGATACGACGCAGGCAAGAAGATCAAGGGCCGCAAGCGGCACATTCTGGTTGATACCCTGGGCATGCTTCTGAAAGCGGAGGTTCATTCGGCAGGTATTCAGGATCGTGATGGAGCAGCACTTGTTTTCGACAGGCTCGTCAACCGCTTTCCATTCATCGAGAAAATTTGCGGCGATGGCGGGTATCAGGGCCCGACAGTCGAAGAGGCCAGTCCGCGATCGATGGAAATCGTCAAACGCAATCAGGCCGGCTTTCAGGTGCTCCCGAAGCGATGGATCGTCGAGCGGACGTTGGCGTGGCTCGGCATAAACCGCCGAATGGCAAAGGATTTCGAGCGCTTCTCTGGCACAAGCCTCGCCTTCATTCAGACCGCTATGATCAAGCTAATGACAAGAAGGCTCGCTCGATATCCGCTTTCTTGA